Proteins from one Deinococcus sp. AB2017081 genomic window:
- a CDS encoding GNAT family N-acetyltransferase yields the protein MTTDVTVNEARRRYEITVDGRVAGYAEYQDVAGARMLPHTEIDEGHEGEGLGSALVKYALDDIRARQLHVVPMCPFVAAYMRRHPEYTDLVQPGQRAMFRL from the coding sequence ATGACCACCGACGTGACCGTGAACGAGGCCCGCCGCCGCTACGAGATCACCGTGGATGGCCGTGTGGCAGGCTACGCCGAGTACCAGGACGTGGCCGGAGCCCGCATGCTGCCGCACACCGAGATCGACGAGGGCCACGAGGGCGAGGGACTGGGCAGTGCGCTGGTGAAGTACGCGCTGGATGACATCCGTGCCCGCCAGCTGCACGTCGTGCCGATGTGCCCCTTCGTCGCTGCGTACATGCGCCGCCATCCGGAGTACACGGATCTGGTGCAGCCGGGCCAGCGGGCGATGTTCCGCCTGTGA
- a CDS encoding MBL fold metallo-hydrolase — protein sequence MSWVQERRIGEFRVTSLTDGQFRLDGGAMFGTVPKVLWSRVTDSDDLNRIPLRVNPLLIQRGGENILVETGLWDQGGEKFDHMYAAERDESVFRGLEAVGLGAEDIHLVICTHLHFDHVGRSVTALGEPTFPNARYVVQGQELHDARHPHERSRASYIPQTFEPLVDAGLFDVVEGEHDLRPGLSVLPLPGHTLGMQGVVLRSGGQTLVYTADLLPTLNHAPLPYIMGFDLYPVTTLETRRRYFPQWAEEGAVICTPHDPHVPFARLTVGERGAFHAVPDAVAVSP from the coding sequence ATGTCCTGGGTTCAAGAGCGCCGCATCGGTGAGTTCCGTGTCACGTCCCTGACCGACGGGCAGTTCCGCCTGGATGGAGGAGCCATGTTCGGCACGGTGCCCAAGGTGCTGTGGTCGCGGGTCACGGACAGCGACGACCTGAACCGCATTCCGCTGCGCGTCAATCCACTGCTGATCCAGCGCGGCGGCGAGAACATCCTCGTGGAGACTGGCCTGTGGGATCAGGGCGGCGAGAAGTTCGACCACATGTATGCCGCCGAGCGCGACGAGTCGGTGTTCCGGGGCCTGGAGGCCGTGGGCCTGGGCGCCGAGGACATCCACCTCGTGATCTGCACCCACCTGCACTTCGACCACGTGGGGCGCAGCGTGACCGCGCTGGGCGAACCGACCTTCCCGAACGCCCGCTATGTGGTGCAGGGGCAGGAACTGCATGATGCGCGGCACCCGCACGAACGCAGCCGTGCCAGCTACATCCCGCAGACCTTCGAGCCGCTCGTGGACGCCGGACTGTTCGACGTGGTGGAGGGCGAGCACGACCTGCGGCCGGGCCTGAGCGTGCTGCCGCTGCCGGGGCACACACTCGGCATGCAGGGGGTGGTGCTGCGCTCCGGAGGGCAGACGCTGGTGTACACGGCCGACCTGCTGCCCACCCTGAACCACGCGCCGCTGCCGTACATCATGGGCTTCGACCTGTACCCGGTCACGACCCTGGAGACGCGGCGGCGGTACTTCCCGCAGTGGGCCGAGGAGGGCGCCGTGATCTGCACGCCGCATGATCCGCACGTGCCCTTTGCCCGACTGACCGTGGGAGAGCGGGGGGCGTTCCATGCCGTCCCGGACGCTGTCGCCGTCTCGCCCTGA
- a CDS encoding damage-inducible protein DinB, which yields MNLLQHSLLGGTSFRSVDELLSGLDWHEAARRMPGVPYTLAGLVYHLSVTQRASLDLASGRAEAWPVTLSVWPDQPPTRAEFEHHLADLRSGLAEAQVLAGDPSSRAREVLADLAVHSAYHWGQVALLRRQYGTLPLL from the coding sequence GTGAATCTTCTGCAGCATTCCCTGTTGGGCGGCACGTCCTTCCGCAGTGTGGACGAGTTGTTGAGCGGGCTGGACTGGCACGAGGCGGCCCGGCGGATGCCCGGCGTGCCCTACACGCTGGCCGGGCTGGTCTACCACCTGTCGGTGACCCAGCGTGCCAGCCTGGATCTGGCCAGCGGCCGGGCCGAGGCGTGGCCCGTGACCCTGAGCGTGTGGCCGGATCAGCCGCCCACCCGCGCCGAATTCGAGCACCATCTGGCCGATCTACGCAGCGGGCTGGCCGAGGCGCAGGTTCTGGCGGGCGATCCGTCGTCACGGGCGCGGGAGGTGCTCGCGGATCTGGCGGTGCACAGCGCGTACCACTGGGGGCAGGTGGCGCTCCTGCGGCGGCAGTACGGCACGCTCCCTCTGCTGTGA
- the cysC gene encoding adenylyl-sulfate kinase, giving the protein MTATAERPTVAPGRVVWFTGLSGAGKSTLASALYAELQTRGVAVELLDGDAVRENLSKGLGFTKADRDTNVRRIGFVAGLLAKHGVTVLVSAISPYADTRREVLGAFDSALEVFVDAPLEVVTERDVKGLYLKAIAGEIPHFTGVSDPYERPESPDLHLRTDHITVEDGVRQLLDRLGA; this is encoded by the coding sequence ATGACCGCCACCGCGGAACGCCCCACCGTGGCCCCGGGCCGCGTGGTGTGGTTCACCGGCCTGAGCGGCGCGGGCAAGAGCACCCTGGCCAGCGCCCTGTATGCCGAACTCCAGACCCGTGGCGTCGCCGTGGAACTGCTGGACGGCGACGCCGTGCGCGAGAACCTGAGCAAGGGCCTGGGCTTCACGAAGGCCGACCGTGACACCAACGTCCGCCGGATCGGCTTCGTGGCCGGCCTGCTGGCCAAGCACGGCGTGACGGTGCTCGTCAGCGCGATCAGTCCCTACGCCGACACGCGCCGCGAGGTGCTGGGCGCCTTCGACAGTGCCCTGGAAGTGTTCGTGGACGCGCCGCTGGAGGTCGTCACCGAACGGGACGTGAAGGGGCTGTATCTGAAGGCCATCGCCGGCGAGATCCCGCACTTCACCGGTGTGAGCGATCCCTACGAGCGGCCGGAGTCGCCGGATCTGCACCTGCGCACCGACCACATCACCGTCGAGGACGGCGTCCGGCAGCTGCTGGACAGGCTGGGCGCATGA
- a CDS encoding phosphoadenylyl-sulfate reductase has translation MTISDGPRPTAPTPATFTPETDPTDVIRWTLAAHPDVLMPSAFNLNGVVLIDLAVRAGYRGKVVFVDTGYHFPETLATRDRLATRYPELTFVTLNAGASPEDGQTDPALYASDADACCAVRKVAPLQTYLRDTAPSALLNARSRDQASTRADIPFVEDGGARVKVNPLAHWTREQLEAYATAHDLPVNPLYFDGFLSVGCWTCTRAVRPGEDARAGRWAGKGKTECGLWAGENRL, from the coding sequence ATGACCATCTCGGACGGCCCCCGGCCCACGGCGCCCACTCCGGCGACCTTCACGCCTGAGACCGATCCCACCGACGTGATCCGCTGGACACTCGCGGCGCACCCCGACGTGCTGATGCCCAGCGCCTTCAACCTGAACGGCGTGGTGCTGATCGATCTGGCCGTCCGGGCCGGCTACCGGGGCAAGGTCGTCTTCGTGGACACCGGCTACCACTTCCCCGAGACCCTGGCGACCCGCGACCGGCTGGCGACGCGGTATCCGGAACTGACCTTCGTGACCCTCAACGCCGGAGCGAGCCCCGAGGACGGCCAGACCGACCCGGCGCTGTACGCCAGCGACGCGGATGCGTGCTGCGCCGTGCGGAAGGTGGCCCCACTCCAAACCTACCTGCGCGACACGGCTCCCTCCGCGCTGCTGAATGCCCGCAGCCGCGACCAGGCGAGCACCCGCGCCGACATTCCCTTCGTCGAGGACGGCGGCGCGCGGGTGAAGGTCAATCCCCTGGCGCACTGGACGCGCGAGCAGCTGGAGGCCTACGCGACCGCGCACGACCTGCCGGTGAACCCCCTGTACTTCGACGGCTTCCTGAGTGTGGGCTGCTGGACGTGCACCCGAGCCGTGCGCCCCGGCGAGGACGCCCGCGCAGGCCGGTGGGCTGGCAAGGGCAAGACCGAGTGCGGGCTGTGGGCCGGGGAGAACCGGCTGTGA
- the sat gene encoding sulfate adenylyltransferase has translation MPTLMTEPTSLPTPLGGTLVNRVRRPGHDFDPASLDGRPRIEISERTYADLELIATGAYSPLTGFVGEADYASVIERMRLADGTPWSIPITFPVSREDAARLSGTVVLTFGGQDVGTLEIHEHYDARKAWEAREVYRTEDAAHPGVAALYAQGDVNLAGPVTLFEVPRGAFPMHHRTPAEVRQVIEARGWRSTVAFQTRNPIHRAHEYLQKVALELVDGLLLHPLVGTTKGDDVPATTRVEAYEVLLEKYYPQARTLLSVYPAAMRYAGPREAIIHALSRRNYGASHFIVGRDHAGVGSYYGTYDAQEIFRAFTAEELGVRILRFEHTFYCQSCGQLVSPRTCPHDSSHHLVLSGTKVREKLRAGENLPAEFTRPEVAEVLRRAYTRAD, from the coding sequence ATGCCCACGCTGATGACCGAACCCACCTCCCTGCCCACGCCCCTGGGCGGCACGCTCGTGAACCGTGTCCGCCGTCCCGGCCACGACTTCGATCCGGCCAGCCTGGACGGCCGCCCCCGCATCGAGATCAGCGAGCGCACCTACGCCGATCTGGAACTCATCGCCACCGGCGCGTACTCGCCGCTGACCGGGTTTGTCGGCGAGGCCGACTACGCCTCGGTCATCGAGCGCATGCGCCTCGCGGACGGCACGCCGTGGAGCATCCCGATCACCTTCCCCGTGTCCCGCGAGGACGCCGCCCGCCTGAGCGGTACCGTGGTTCTGACCTTCGGCGGGCAGGACGTGGGCACGCTGGAGATCCACGAGCACTACGACGCCCGCAAGGCCTGGGAAGCCCGCGAGGTCTACCGCACCGAGGACGCCGCACACCCCGGCGTGGCCGCGCTGTACGCGCAGGGCGACGTGAACCTGGCCGGGCCGGTCACGCTGTTCGAGGTGCCGCGCGGGGCCTTCCCCATGCACCACCGCACGCCCGCCGAGGTGCGCCAGGTCATCGAGGCGCGGGGCTGGCGCTCGACCGTGGCCTTCCAGACGCGCAACCCGATCCACCGCGCCCACGAGTACCTCCAGAAGGTCGCGCTGGAACTGGTGGACGGCCTGCTGCTGCACCCGCTGGTCGGCACGACCAAGGGCGACGACGTGCCCGCCACGACCCGCGTCGAGGCCTACGAGGTGCTGCTGGAGAAGTACTACCCGCAGGCCCGCACGCTGCTCAGCGTGTACCCGGCGGCCATGCGCTACGCCGGCCCACGTGAGGCGATCATCCACGCGCTGTCGCGCCGCAACTACGGGGCCTCGCACTTCATCGTGGGCCGCGACCACGCCGGCGTGGGCAGCTACTACGGCACCTACGACGCCCAGGAGATCTTCCGCGCCTTCACGGCCGAGGAACTGGGGGTGCGCATCCTGCGCTTCGAGCACACCTTCTACTGCCAGTCCTGCGGTCAGCTCGTCAGCCCGCGCACGTGCCCGCACGACAGCTCGCACCACCTCGTGCTGAGCGGAACCAAGGTGCGCGAGAAACTCCGCGCCGGCGAGAACCTGCCCGCCGAGTTCACCCGTCCCGAAGTGGCGGAAGTGCTGCGCCGCGCGTACACCCGCGCCGACTGA
- a CDS encoding ABC transporter permease has product MTVSRAPGDTVPRPRTAAGRWRAAAWQLGGLLVILAVWWLVTDVLKLYPAYVFPSPRAVWTEVSYGLWGTGPQDGKLLAAIGGSLRRVLTGYLIAVVLGGVVGLIMGAWPPIRTALGAYLTGIQSVPSIAFVPFAILFLGLNERAVLFVVILEGFIPVALAVSGALLNVPPALRIAGRTLGAHGPALTWRVLLPAAVPNVLTGLRTAWSFAWRALVGGELLIAGSKSLGEQLEVGRNTANVALVLATIIIIGVIGGVFDALLRSLEARVRRDYGLEVAQ; this is encoded by the coding sequence ATGACGGTCTCCCGCGCTCCCGGTGACACGGTGCCCCGGCCCCGCACCGCCGCCGGCCGCTGGCGGGCCGCCGCGTGGCAGCTGGGCGGTCTGCTGGTCATCCTTGCCGTATGGTGGCTGGTCACGGATGTCCTGAAGCTGTATCCGGCGTATGTCTTCCCCAGTCCCCGCGCGGTCTGGACGGAAGTCTCATACGGTCTGTGGGGCACCGGCCCGCAGGACGGCAAGCTGCTGGCCGCCATCGGTGGGAGCCTGCGCCGCGTGCTCACGGGGTACCTGATCGCCGTCGTTCTGGGCGGCGTGGTCGGCCTGATCATGGGCGCGTGGCCGCCGATCCGCACGGCGCTGGGCGCGTACCTGACCGGCATCCAGAGTGTCCCCAGCATCGCCTTCGTGCCCTTTGCGATCCTCTTCCTGGGCCTGAACGAGCGGGCCGTGCTGTTTGTGGTGATCCTGGAGGGCTTCATCCCCGTGGCGCTGGCCGTGTCGGGGGCGCTGCTGAACGTACCGCCGGCGCTGCGGATCGCGGGCCGCACCCTGGGGGCCCACGGCCCGGCCCTGACGTGGCGCGTGCTCCTGCCCGCCGCCGTGCCGAACGTCCTGACCGGTCTGCGCACCGCGTGGAGTTTCGCGTGGCGGGCCCTGGTCGGCGGGGAACTGCTGATCGCCGGTTCCAAGAGTCTGGGCGAGCAGCTGGAGGTCGGCCGCAACACCGCCAACGTCGCGCTGGTGCTGGCGACCATCATCATCATCGGCGTGATCGGCGGCGTGTTCGACGCACTGCTGCGCTCGCTGGAGGCCCGCGTGCGGCGTGACTATGGCCTGGAGGTGGCACAATGA
- a CDS encoding cyclin-dependent kinase inhibitor 3 family protein: protein MSGPIRVDWIATGLWPGRLGLTFAPGKKGLSVYQPGVTHDRDLRADLETLARDGTQVIAPLIEDFEFDLLGMDGYHDEAEARHLTVVPCPIPDGGVPRDPHAFSTYVDDLMTLLLDGQSVVVHCRGGLGRAGLTAACVLVQAGMTPEDAIRLVRHTRSPHAIETRTQEQFVHDFAHHDPADRPDS, encoded by the coding sequence ATGAGCGGCCCGATCCGGGTGGACTGGATTGCCACGGGCCTGTGGCCGGGGCGGCTGGGCCTGACCTTCGCGCCGGGCAAGAAGGGGCTCAGCGTGTACCAGCCCGGCGTGACCCACGACCGCGACCTGCGGGCTGATCTGGAGACGCTGGCGCGCGACGGAACCCAGGTGATCGCTCCGCTGATCGAGGATTTCGAGTTTGATCTGCTGGGCATGGACGGCTACCACGACGAGGCCGAGGCCCGGCACCTGACGGTCGTGCCCTGTCCGATCCCCGACGGCGGCGTCCCGCGCGACCCACACGCCTTCAGCACATATGTCGACGATCTGATGACCCTCCTGCTCGACGGACAGTCGGTGGTCGTCCACTGTCGGGGCGGGCTGGGCCGCGCGGGTCTGACCGCTGCGTGCGTGCTGGTGCAGGCCGGCATGACCCCCGAGGACGCGATCCGGCTGGTGCGCCACACACGCAGCCCCCACGCGATCGAGACGCGGACGCAGGAGCAGTTCGTCCACGACTTCGCCCATCACGATCCGGCCGACAGGCCCGACTCATGA
- a CDS encoding ABC transporter substrate-binding protein: MSRSPKIRTRRASVAALGVTLTLAAALILTPGANAQPATTVRLGFFPNLTHAPALIGLQRGTFQKAFGSAKLDARQFVSGTTLTEAFAAGQIDIAYVGPGPAISAAGRGMPVQFIAGASEAGAVLVARKDSGITSYKELAGKTVAVPSLGNTQDISLRHILGEQGLKSAADGGNVTIVPIPPSDTPAAFAGKRADAALVPEPWGAVLEAQGNKVVGSEKTVWRNGKYPTTIVIVNTKFAQANPALVTAFLKAHTDAVAFLTKNPAAAQTAVNAQLEKLTGEKVDLRVLQRALSRTRFTTALDLDALKDYAALNVEAGYTRTAPDLAPFVRK, encoded by the coding sequence ATGAGCCGTTCCCCGAAGATCCGTACCCGCCGAGCGTCCGTGGCCGCCCTGGGGGTCACCCTGACCCTGGCGGCGGCCCTGATCCTGACTCCAGGTGCCAACGCCCAGCCTGCAACGACCGTCCGGCTGGGATTCTTCCCGAACCTAACCCATGCCCCGGCCCTGATCGGCCTGCAACGCGGCACCTTCCAGAAGGCCTTTGGGAGCGCGAAACTCGATGCCCGCCAGTTCGTGTCCGGTACCACCCTCACCGAGGCCTTCGCCGCCGGGCAGATCGACATCGCGTATGTGGGCCCCGGCCCGGCGATCAGCGCGGCGGGACGCGGGATGCCCGTGCAGTTCATCGCCGGCGCCTCCGAGGCTGGCGCGGTGCTGGTGGCCCGCAAGGACAGCGGTATCACGTCCTACAAGGAGCTGGCCGGCAAGACCGTGGCCGTGCCCAGCCTGGGCAACACCCAGGACATCAGCCTGCGCCACATCCTGGGCGAACAGGGCCTGAAGTCGGCCGCTGATGGTGGCAACGTGACCATCGTGCCCATTCCGCCGTCGGATACGCCCGCCGCCTTTGCGGGCAAGCGGGCCGACGCGGCGCTCGTGCCGGAGCCGTGGGGCGCGGTGCTGGAGGCGCAGGGCAACAAGGTGGTCGGCAGCGAGAAGACTGTGTGGCGGAACGGCAAGTACCCGACGACCATCGTGATCGTGAATACCAAGTTCGCGCAGGCGAACCCGGCGCTGGTCACCGCGTTCCTGAAGGCCCACACCGACGCCGTGGCCTTCCTGACGAAGAACCCGGCAGCAGCCCAGACCGCGGTCAATGCGCAGCTGGAGAAGCTGACCGGCGAGAAGGTCGATCTGCGCGTGCTGCAGCGTGCCCTGTCGCGCACCCGCTTCACGACCGCGCTGGATCTGGACGCCCTGAAGGACTACGCGGCGCTGAACGTTGAGGCCGGGTACACGCGCACTGCACCGGATCTCGCGCCGTTCGTGAGGAAATAA
- a CDS encoding ABC transporter ATP-binding protein produces the protein MTATVNRDPAPTPQDAGSAVHPAGASLTLDNVSYRYRGRAGLGPIDLHVSPGEFLCVVGPSGSGKSTLLSLLAGFLRPQQGVIRLGDETVRGPHPSLTLVQQEGALFPWLDVAGNVKFGLKRLGRADRDARAAEALRLVGLDGYGARRVHELSGGQRQRVSLARALAVKPGLLLLDEPFSALDVQTRTSLADELLGIWWQQKVTVVFVTHQLEEALHLGQRVVALRDGEVALDARTRGLSLETLQAALQT, from the coding sequence ATGACCGCGACCGTGAACCGCGACCCCGCGCCCACCCCACAGGATGCCGGCAGCGCCGTGCATCCTGCCGGCGCGAGTCTGACACTCGACAACGTCAGCTACCGCTACCGGGGCCGTGCCGGGCTGGGGCCGATCGACCTGCACGTCTCGCCGGGCGAGTTCCTGTGCGTGGTCGGGCCGTCCGGCAGCGGCAAGAGCACCCTGCTGAGCCTGCTGGCTGGCTTCCTGCGCCCGCAGCAGGGCGTGATCCGCTTGGGCGACGAGACCGTGCGTGGCCCCCACCCCAGCCTGACCCTGGTGCAGCAGGAGGGGGCCCTGTTCCCGTGGCTGGATGTGGCCGGCAACGTGAAGTTCGGCCTGAAACGTCTGGGCCGGGCCGACCGGGACGCCCGCGCGGCCGAGGCGCTGCGGCTGGTCGGCCTGGACGGCTACGGTGCCCGGCGCGTGCATGAACTGTCGGGCGGCCAGCGCCAGCGGGTCAGCCTGGCCCGCGCCCTGGCCGTGAAACCCGGTCTGCTGCTGCTCGACGAGCCCTTCAGCGCCCTGGACGTGCAGACCCGCACCTCTCTGGCTGACGAACTGCTGGGCATCTGGTGGCAGCAGAAGGTGACCGTGGTCTTCGTGACCCACCAGCTCGAGGAGGCCCTGCACCTGGGCCAGCGGGTCGTGGCCCTGCGCGACGGTGAGGTGGCGCTGGACGCCCGCACCCGCGGGCTGTCACTGGAGACCCTCCAGGCAGCGCTCCAGACCTGA
- a CDS encoding MATE family efflux transporter, with translation MSLAPTPAVSSESIKSPAREIAGIAVPVSLEMVIQLLLGFINQIIVGTLGAVSVAAVGLSGSLGFLFFVTLGSLGTGTSILVARRAGAGDRAGVDTVITITTVLSLVLGALITAGVYGVAGPLLALAGGEADVTRVATPYLQVLMISLVPGMLGWVYSGALRSLGHARTPLVATVLSVAIESVLAYSLVFGVGPFPQLGVVGAAWAIVAANSFKAVYLAVQIYGPRHLARLNVPHPRSWREVTAPLLVLTAPIAFTEFAWSLGGFLYAAVFARVGTQALAASQIAANLESVFFISSFGLMSAATVFIGRSLGAGDAAAAQDWLRRILHAGLITALISGALYALSALAVPSVFPRVGADVQQLAVIGILITAVSQVIKVRNMIIGGGVLPGTGDGKGVLIGDIVGAFIVGLPLAIVLGLYTPLGAWGVFLARGLEELSKVIIFEWRRRRVDWNRLAQEQAGQAMAPAH, from the coding sequence ATGAGTCTCGCGCCCACACCTGCCGTGTCATCTGAATCGATCAAGTCGCCGGCACGGGAGATCGCGGGCATCGCCGTCCCGGTCAGTCTGGAGATGGTCATCCAGCTCCTGCTGGGGTTCATCAATCAGATCATTGTCGGCACGCTCGGCGCGGTGTCGGTGGCGGCGGTGGGCCTCAGCGGGAGCCTGGGGTTCCTGTTCTTTGTCACGCTGGGCTCGCTGGGCACCGGCACCAGCATCCTGGTGGCCCGGCGGGCGGGCGCGGGAGACCGGGCGGGTGTGGACACGGTGATCACCATCACGACCGTGCTGAGTCTGGTTCTCGGTGCCCTGATCACCGCCGGCGTGTATGGGGTCGCCGGGCCGCTGCTGGCGCTGGCCGGCGGCGAGGCGGATGTGACTCGGGTCGCCACGCCCTACCTTCAGGTGCTGATGATCTCGCTGGTGCCGGGCATGCTGGGCTGGGTCTACAGCGGGGCGCTGCGCTCACTGGGGCACGCCCGCACACCGCTGGTCGCCACGGTGCTCAGCGTGGCCATCGAGAGCGTCCTGGCGTACTCGCTGGTGTTCGGCGTGGGGCCGTTTCCGCAGCTGGGCGTGGTCGGGGCGGCGTGGGCCATTGTCGCGGCCAACAGCTTCAAGGCCGTGTATCTGGCGGTGCAGATCTACGGGCCGCGCCATCTGGCCCGGCTGAATGTGCCGCACCCCCGGTCGTGGCGGGAGGTCACCGCGCCGCTGCTGGTGCTCACGGCGCCCATCGCCTTCACCGAGTTCGCGTGGAGCCTCGGCGGCTTCCTGTACGCCGCCGTGTTCGCCCGCGTGGGCACCCAGGCGCTGGCCGCCAGTCAGATCGCCGCGAACCTGGAGAGCGTGTTCTTCATCTCCTCCTTCGGCCTGATGAGCGCGGCCACGGTGTTCATCGGGCGCAGCCTGGGGGCCGGAGACGCTGCGGCTGCCCAGGACTGGCTGCGCCGCATCCTGCACGCGGGTCTGATCACGGCGCTGATCAGCGGAGCGCTGTACGCCCTGAGCGCCCTGGCCGTGCCCAGCGTGTTCCCCCGCGTGGGGGCGGACGTACAGCAGCTCGCGGTCATCGGCATCCTGATCACGGCGGTCAGCCAGGTCATCAAGGTGCGGAACATGATCATCGGCGGCGGGGTGCTGCCCGGCACTGGCGACGGCAAGGGGGTGCTGATCGGTGACATCGTCGGGGCCTTCATCGTCGGGCTGCCGCTGGCCATCGTCCTGGGGCTGTACACGCCGCTGGGGGCGTGGGGCGTGTTCCTGGCGCGGGGGCTGGAGGAACTGAGCAAGGTCATCATCTTCGAGTGGCGTCGGCGCCGGGTGGACTGGAACCGGCTGGCACAGGAGCAGGCCGGGCAGGCGATGGCCCCCGCCCACTGA
- a CDS encoding inosine/xanthosine triphosphatase produces the protein MGVVVGSTNPTKVQAVARVFAALDAGPGDPPEVRGVAVPSGVPDQPLGVGQTRRGAVNRARAALQVPGATWGFGLEGGVRFERGAAWLFGIVAVARPGGVIHVTRTSELRLPPAVAGRVRAGEELGPVMDEMLGTVDIKRGRGTVGAATRGLVTRSAVWEQATALCIAPVITPELYGLG, from the coding sequence ATGGGTGTGGTGGTGGGGAGCACCAACCCGACCAAGGTGCAGGCGGTGGCGCGGGTCTTCGCGGCCCTGGATGCCGGGCCGGGCGATCCGCCGGAGGTGCGCGGCGTCGCGGTGCCCAGCGGCGTGCCGGATCAGCCGCTCGGGGTGGGGCAGACCCGGCGCGGCGCGGTCAACCGTGCCCGCGCTGCCCTGCAGGTGCCCGGAGCCACGTGGGGCTTCGGTCTGGAGGGCGGTGTGCGCTTCGAGCGTGGCGCGGCGTGGCTGTTCGGGATCGTGGCGGTGGCGCGACCCGGAGGTGTGATCCATGTGACGCGGACGTCGGAACTGCGCCTGCCCCCCGCCGTGGCCGGGCGGGTGCGGGCCGGAGAGGAACTCGGCCCGGTCATGGACGAGATGCTGGGCACGGTGGACATCAAGCGGGGGCGGGGCACGGTCGGCGCGGCCACGCGGGGACTGGTCACCCGGTCGGCGGTGTGGGAACAGGCGACGGCGCTGTGTATCGCGCCCGTGATCACGCCGGAACTGTACGGTCTCGGGTAG